The Fodinicurvata sp. EGI_FJ10296 genome includes a region encoding these proteins:
- a CDS encoding 5-oxoprolinase subunit PxpA translates to MTTIDLNSDLGESFGVYKLGNDEEMLGVVTTANVACGFHAGDPMVMHRTFETAKSNGVAVGAHPSLMDLWGFGRRRIVGEDPRDIEKILVYQIGAALAVGEAVGHRVTHVKTHGVLGTMANEEPELATAIARAIRSVGRDLIYIVMPMGENERAGEKAGLRMAREIYADRTYQDNGNLSSRKDPGSVIHDPEVAADRVVSMVADGAIVSTSGKRMPVSMDTICVHGDTPGAVEAARLIRTRLQAAGIDLRPFREVL, encoded by the coding sequence ATGACAACGATCGATCTGAATTCCGACCTCGGCGAAAGCTTCGGTGTCTACAAGCTGGGCAATGACGAGGAAATGCTGGGCGTTGTGACCACGGCCAACGTCGCCTGCGGCTTCCACGCCGGCGACCCGATGGTGATGCACCGGACCTTCGAGACGGCGAAAAGCAATGGTGTCGCTGTCGGTGCCCATCCCAGCCTGATGGATCTTTGGGGGTTCGGTCGGCGCCGAATCGTTGGCGAAGATCCCCGCGATATCGAAAAGATCCTGGTCTACCAGATCGGGGCGGCGCTGGCGGTCGGCGAGGCGGTCGGCCACCGGGTTACCCACGTCAAGACCCATGGCGTTCTGGGGACGATGGCCAATGAAGAGCCGGAACTGGCGACGGCCATTGCCCGGGCGATCCGGTCCGTGGGCCGGGATCTGATCTATATCGTGATGCCGATGGGCGAAAACGAGCGTGCCGGCGAAAAGGCCGGGTTGCGGATGGCCAGGGAAATCTATGCCGACCGTACGTACCAGGACAACGGCAACCTGTCGTCGCGCAAGGACCCCGGTTCGGTCATCCATGATCCGGAAGTTGCGGCCGACCGGGTCGTCAGCATGGTTGCCGACGGCGCCATCGTCAGCACGTCCGGCAAACGCATGCCGGTTTCGATGGACACCATCTGCGTTCACGGCGACACGCCCGGCGCGGTCGAGGCCGCTCGCCTGATCCGAACCCGGCTCCAGGCGGCGGGCATCGATCTCCGGCCGTTCCGCGAAGTGCTGTAA
- a CDS encoding methyltransferase domain-containing protein, with amino-acid sequence MTALQNLNWKMKVRAWWEGYDLSGLQQKQKKPLIQASEQEQDDTGGKISPFWSRERIKVNEAVFGEGHVTPTTPDHIAALIKPMGLDNEKTVLDIGTGLGGVTRYMGREGGAWVEGVEDDPVLAYAGMLRSRKAGIEKKAPISPHEFDTLSPGKKYDAIFSKEVFLQIKNKEDLFAFIRSSLKERGHLCFTDYVFKHSQKPDEKVREWLAEEEPRPHLWSISQYTDMMFGLGFDIRITEDISDKHRSMIMASWAEIPEPLVALGKKNSVVQGMIVEEAERWMRRVAAIDTGDVRVYRFYALGP; translated from the coding sequence ATGACCGCCCTGCAAAACCTCAACTGGAAAATGAAAGTCAGGGCATGGTGGGAGGGCTATGATCTCAGCGGCCTGCAGCAGAAACAGAAGAAGCCACTGATCCAGGCGTCAGAGCAGGAGCAGGACGACACCGGCGGCAAGATATCGCCATTCTGGTCGCGTGAGCGGATCAAGGTGAACGAGGCCGTGTTCGGCGAAGGCCACGTCACGCCGACCACGCCGGATCATATCGCCGCATTGATCAAGCCGATGGGGTTGGACAACGAAAAGACGGTTCTCGACATCGGGACGGGTCTCGGCGGTGTTACCCGCTATATGGGCCGCGAAGGCGGTGCCTGGGTCGAAGGCGTCGAGGACGATCCCGTCCTGGCTTATGCCGGCATGTTGCGCTCTCGCAAGGCCGGCATCGAGAAGAAGGCCCCCATATCGCCGCATGAATTCGACACTCTGTCGCCCGGCAAGAAATATGATGCGATCTTCTCGAAAGAGGTTTTTCTCCAGATCAAGAACAAGGAAGATCTGTTCGCCTTCATACGCTCGTCGTTGAAGGAGCGTGGGCATCTGTGTTTTACGGATTATGTCTTCAAGCATAGCCAGAAACCGGATGAGAAAGTTCGCGAATGGCTGGCCGAGGAAGAGCCCAGACCCCATCTCTGGTCGATTTCCCAGTACACCGACATGATGTTCGGCCTGGGCTTCGATATCCGGATTACCGAGGATATCAGCGACAAGCACCGTTCGATGATCATGGCGTCCTGGGCCGAAATTCCCGAGCCGCTGGTCGCCCTCGGCAAGAAGAATTCGGTTGTTCAGGGGATGATCGTCGAGGAAGCCGAGCGCTGGATGCGGCGGGTCGCGGCGATCGATACCGGCGATGTTCGTGTCTACCGGTTTTACGCCCTCGGCCCCTAA
- a CDS encoding FecR family protein, whose amino-acid sequence MTRSSSSPLRFGCSMLPLLVLVGGVALQPAAAIGDTMQAGVSSAVRGSVDLRASQQSDAEPQALETGDPVFILDEIITGADSGMQLLLLDETTFTIGANSTLIVDEFIYDPATSEGEVGASLLGGTVRFVSGQVARNEPDNMEISLPTGTLGIRGTMAVVTADDDTVMVLLDGPGGGDPESGRGIVEVSNAGVTVVLWRSGYATVIVGDQPPSAPFLLDAEARGLIQSALEGGVAPSTEETVGPGGPGAAAESGFLALETIERLLADQGMDDILEQIQAAEPSVDVTRDPIREEEEEEEPSPPTPEEPPEEEPTPEEPPPEEPPEEPPEPVDFWEEDDWDLECGEDVECIDLCLEGEVDCLDPIDIPLPDEPM is encoded by the coding sequence TTGACCAGATCAAGCAGTAGCCCATTGCGCTTTGGCTGTTCCATGCTGCCGCTGCTCGTTCTCGTCGGCGGCGTTGCGCTCCAGCCGGCGGCCGCAATCGGGGATACGATGCAAGCGGGCGTTTCCTCCGCCGTCAGAGGCAGCGTCGATCTGCGAGCCAGTCAACAGTCCGACGCTGAGCCCCAGGCGTTGGAAACGGGCGACCCGGTGTTCATCCTGGATGAGATCATCACGGGCGCCGACTCCGGGATGCAGCTCCTGCTTCTGGACGAGACGACGTTTACCATCGGCGCCAACAGCACCTTGATCGTGGACGAGTTCATCTACGACCCGGCGACCAGCGAGGGTGAGGTCGGCGCATCCCTGCTGGGCGGAACGGTGCGGTTCGTTTCCGGACAGGTGGCCCGAAACGAACCGGACAACATGGAGATTTCACTGCCGACCGGGACCCTTGGTATTCGCGGAACAATGGCCGTCGTTACCGCAGACGACGACACCGTCATGGTTCTGCTCGACGGGCCCGGCGGCGGGGATCCGGAGTCGGGTCGCGGCATCGTGGAAGTCTCGAATGCCGGGGTCACTGTCGTTCTCTGGCGAAGCGGCTATGCCACCGTCATTGTCGGCGATCAGCCTCCGAGCGCGCCATTTCTGCTCGATGCCGAAGCGCGTGGACTGATTCAGTCGGCGCTGGAAGGCGGCGTTGCCCCGTCGACCGAAGAGACCGTGGGCCCGGGTGGTCCCGGTGCGGCGGCTGAAAGCGGATTCCTTGCACTGGAGACGATCGAGCGCCTGCTGGCCGATCAGGGCATGGATGACATTCTCGAACAGATCCAGGCGGCGGAACCCTCGGTCGATGTCACCAGGGACCCGATACGGGAGGAGGAGGAGGAGGAGGAGCCATCGCCCCCGACTCCGGAAGAGCCGCCGGAAGAAGAACCAACACCCGAAGAGCCGCCGCCCGAAGAACCACCTGAGGAGCCGCCTGAGCCGGTGGACTTCTGGGAGGAAGATGACTGGGATCTTGAATGCGGTGAGGATGTGGAGTGCATCGACCTTTGCCTTGAAGGAGAGGTCGATTGTCTGGATCCAATTGACATTCCTCTTCCAGACGAACCCATGTAA